Part of the Eshraghiella crossota genome is shown below.
AAATGGATACAACCGATTCTCCGTTAAAATATAACGGAGTAGTGTATAACGAGATGAAGGGCGCCTATTCATCTCCTGATGAAGTGCTTTCAAGAGTATGCATGAATTCACTTTTTCCCGACACCTCATACAGCACCGAATCAGGCGGAGACCCTGAAAACATACCTGATCTGACCTATGAGCAGTTCGTGGCTTTCCACAAAAAGCTGTATCATCCTGCCAACAGTTATATATATATCTACGGCAACTGTGATATGACGGAAAGACTTGAATATCTTGACCGTGAATATCTTTCAGATTATGAATATATGGAAGTCGATTCCGTTATAAAAGAACAGAAGCCTTTTGATAAAATGGTAAGAATCGAGACAGAGTACCCTGTTAATGAGGAAGATGACAACAACAAGTCATATTTTTCCTACAATCTTGCTCTGGAATCTTCAACCGATAAAGAACTCTGTATGGCAATAGATGTCCTTGACTATGCACTTCTTGGAGCACCGGGGGCACCTGTAAGACAGGCACTTATAGATGCGGGACTGGGAGAAGATGTATATGGCAATTTTGAAGACGGAATAAAACAGCCTTTTTATTCTATTGTTGCCAAAAATGTTGATGGAGACAGGGAAGAGGAATTCTTAAAAGTAATAAAAGATACTCTTAAAGACCTTGTGAAAAATGGTCTTAACAGGCAGACTCTTTTTGCTGCAATCAATTCTGATGAATTTAAGTACAGGGAAGCTGATTTCGGACGTTTTCCTAAAGGACTTATGTACGGACTGGATATGCTTGACACATGGTTATACGATGATGACAAGGTATTTGACACATTGGCACTAAATGACACATATAAGTCGCTCAGAGACAAAATAAACACAGGCTATTTTGAAAAATTAATCGAAAAATATTTCCTTGATAACACGCATGCCTCATTTGTTGTGATGAAGCCTGTAATGGGACTTACGGAAGCCAGGGACAAAAAGACAGCCTTAAAGCTTGAAGAATATAAAAAGAGCCTGTCAAAGGATGAAATCGAAAGAATTGTAAAGGAAACCGCAGAACTTAAAAAATATCAGTCTGAGCCATCCACAGAGGAAGAACTGGCAAAGATACCTCTTTTATCAAGAGAAGATATTTCAAAAGACATTGTTCCTCTTTACAATGATGAAAAAGAAGTAAACGGTGTCAAAGTAATTCACCACAATATATATACAAACGGCATTTTATACAGCACACTTGCTTTTAATGTTAATAGTGTAAAAGATGAGGATATTCCATATCTCGGACTTCTTGAAGCTGTGCTTGGATATGTAAGCACCGATAAATATTCCTATGATGAATTGTCTAACGAGACAGATATTCATACAGGAGGAATTATTCCATCCTTTACTTTTTACAATAACATTGATAATCCTGATGTATATACTGCGGTATTCGGCGTTAAATTTAAGACGCTTATACCTGAACTTGGTGTAGCTTATGATTTGATTTCACAGATGGTTTTCCATGCAAAATATGATGATTATAAGCGTATGAAAGAAATTCTTGCGGAGACTAAAGCAAGACTTATTACCAAAATCATCCAGTCGGGACATTTGACGGCACTTAATGTATGCCTTGCACAGATGTCTGAGACAGGTTGGATATCAGAGATGACATCAGGTATTGGTTTTTATGATTTTATATCTGATTTATATGATAATTTCGACAGCAGAAAAGAAATGATAGCAAAGAAGCTTTACGAACTTACGGATGTTATTTTTAACAGGGACAAACTTATCGTTTCCGTTATCGGGGATGGGGAAGAATACATTCAGAATGAAAAATATCTTTCAGACTTTATTAACATTGTTCCTGATAAAAAATATCCTGCCGTAACAAGGAATATTAAGCTTTCCAGAGTAAAAAAAGCGTACAAAACTGCGGCACAGGTTAATTATGTTGCAAGAACAGGCAATTTCTTAAAAAAAGGTTTTGCGTACGACGCTTCATTAAAAGTACTTAAAACAATTCTTTCCTATGACTTTTTATGGAACAATGTCAGGGTTATGGGTGGTGCATACGGATGTATGAATGATTTTTCCGTTAATGGCAGAGGATATTTTGTTTCCTATAGGGACCCTAACTGCGGTAAGACGAATGAAACTTATGAAAAAATTGCGGATTATGTGAGAAATTTTGATGCCAGCGAGAGGGAAATGACCAAATACGTTATAGGTACATTCAGTGAACTTGATATTCCTATGTCCTGCTCTACAAAAGGCATCCGCTCCTTTACATCATACATGTGCGGTATAACAGAGGAACTGTTAAAGAAAAACAGGCTTAAAGCACTTGAAACCAGAGCAGAAGATATAAGAAATCTTGCAGGCATAGTGGAAGCGGTGCTTAAAGACGATTACCTCTGCGTAATAGGAAACAGCGAAGCAATATCAAAAGACGCAGATATGTTTGATGAGATATTAAACTTATCATAAGGAGATAAAGATGGAGAAAAAAACAGGATTTGTAGCACTTATAGGAAGACCCAATGTAGGTAAATCCACATTGATGAATTATCTTATAGGTCAGAAGATAGCAATAACCTCTAACAAACCACAGACTACAAGAAACAGAATACAGACTGTGTATACCGATGAAAGAGGACAGATTATTTTCCTTGATACTCCGGGAATCCATAAGGCCAAAAATAAACTCGGGGAATACATGGTAACCGTAGCTGAGAAAACCCTTGAAGACGTGGACGTTATTCTGTGGCTTGTGGAACCTACAACCTATATCGGGGCAGGGGAACAGCACATTATTGCCACGCTTAAGAATTGCAAAAAGCCGGTAATTCTTGTTATCAATAAGGTGGATACCGTTGACAAGCCGGAAATCCTTAAATTTATAGACCGATACAGTAAGGAAATGAAATTTAGTGAAATAATTCCTGTGTCCGCGCTTAAAGGCATTAATACGGAAGATTTAAAAGAAACAATTTTTAAATATCTTCCGTACGGACCAATGTTTTATGACGAAGATACGGTAACCGACCAGCCAATGAGACAGATTGTTGCGGAGCTTATCAGGGAAAAGGCGTTAAAATGTCTTTCTGATGAGATACCGCACGGAATAGCAGTAACTATAGAGACAATGAAAGAACGTCCCGACGGCAGTATGTGGGATATTGATGCCACAATTGTATGTGAAAGAGACAGCCATAAAGGTATTATTATCGGTAAATCAGGAGCAATGCTGAAAAAAATCGGTTCTGCTGCAAGATTTGAAATCGAGAGAATGATGGAACAGCAGGTTAATCTGAAGTTGTGGGTAAAAGTCCGCAAAGAATGGAGAGATTCCGAACTCCTTATGAAGAATTTCGGCTACAGAAAAGAGGATTAAATGGCGGATCAGATAAAAGTGCGTGGTATGGTTATTTCGTCGTCACCCATAGGTGAAAATGACAAAAGAGTTGTGCTGCTTACAAAAGAAAAGGGCAAAATAAGTGCGTTTGTAAGAGGGGCAAGAAGACCGGGCAATCATCTGATGGCTGCAAGCGACAGTTTTTCCTTCGGCATATTTTATCTGATGTACGGAAGGGATGCATATACGGTTGTCAATGCCGAGATAAGCAATTTTTTCAGGGAGCTGACAAGCGACCTGCAGAAAACCTACACCGCATACTATTTTCTTGAACTGGCAGAATATTTCACCGTTGAAAATGAGGACGAATCCATGATGCTTAACCTTATATATGCATCTTTTTCCGCCCTTGTTAAAGGCAGAATCAATCCCAGACTCATAAGATACATATTTGAACTCAAAACTTTGGTGATTAACGGCGAATATCCCGAATTTTTTGCGTGCAGGAACTGCGGTACCAAAGAACACCTTACGGGTTTTTCCATATTCCATGACGGAATTTTATGCAAAAACTGTGCAAAGGTATCAAAAGACGTTATGGAGATTAACGGCTCAACACTTTATGCCCTGCAGTACATAGTGTATTCCGACATCAAAAATCTTTTTACTTTCGTAGTGTCCGACGAGGTGCTTACGGAAATGAAAATGGTGATGGCAAGGTGCATGCATGCATACGTGGATAAAAAAATGAATTCGTTAGAGATTCTTGACGTATTGGATTAAAACATATAGAATACTTAATTATAAAATTAGAAAGGCTCCTGCATCCGGCAGGGAAAGCGAGAGAGGTAATTTTAATGGAAAAAACAATGGAAAAAATTGTTGCATTAGCTAAGTCCAGAGGATTTGTATATCCCGGCTCAGAGATTTACGGAGGTCTTGCCAATACTTGGGATTACGGCAACCTCGGCGTAGAGCTTAAGAACAATGTTAAGAAAGCATGGTGGCAGAAATTCATACAGGAAAGCCCATATAATGTAGGCGTTGACTGTGCAATCCTTATGAACCCACAGACATGGGTAGCTTCAGGACATCTTGGCGGTTTTGCCGACCCTCTTATGGACTGTAAAGCATGTAAAGAGAGATTCCGTGCTGATAAATTAATCGAGGACTGGGCAGCAGATAATAATTTTACATTGGAATCGGCAGTTGATGCATGGTCTAATGAAGATATGGAGAACTTTATTAAGGAAAAAGAAATTGCCTGTCCTTCATGTGGCAAAAAAGACTTTACAGAAATCAGACAGTTCAACCTTATGTTCAAGACATTCCAGGGCGTAACCGAAGATGCTAAGAACACAGTATATTTAAGACCAGAGACAGCACAGGGTATTTTCGTTAATTTCAAGAACGTACAGAGAACTTCAAGAAAGAAAGTTCCATTCGGAATCGGACAGATTGGTAAGTCCTTCCGTAACGAAATTACACCGGGTAACTTCACATTCCGTACAAGGGAATTTGAGCAGATGGAACTTGAATTTTTCTGTAAACCGGGAACAGACCTTGAATGGTTCCGGTATTGGAGAGGATTCTGCATTAACTGGCTTAAGACACTGGGTATCAAGGACGAGGAAATGAGAGCAAGAGACCATTCTCCTGAAGAACTCTGCTTCTACTCAAAAGGAACAACGGATATCGAATTTTTATTCCCATTCGGATGGGGCGAACTCTGGGGTATTGCTGACAGAACGGACTATGACCTTACACAGCATCAGAACACATCAGGACAGGATATGTCTTACTTTGATGACGAGGACAATTCAAAATATATTCCTTATGTTGTTGAGCCATCACTTGGCGCAGACAGAGTTACACTCGCATTCCTTTGCTCTGCTTATGACGAAGAAGAGCTTGAAGGCGGGGATGTGAGAACAGTCCTTCATTTCCATCCGGCACTTGCACCTGTAAAAATCGGAGTACTTCCATTATCAAAGAAGCTTAACGAAGGTGCAGAAAAGATTTATGCAGACCTTTCTAAGAAATATAACTGTGAATTTGATGACAGAGGCAATATCGGTAAGAGATACAGAAGACAGGACGAAATCGGAACTCCATTCTGCGTTACTTATGACTTTGATTCTGAGACAGACGGCTGTGTAACAGTAAGAGACAGGGACACAATGGCTCAGGAAAGAATTAAGATAGAAGATCTTAATAAATATTTTGAGGATAAATTTACATTCTAATGAAGTGCGATAAATGCGGATTTGAACATAATAACAGAAATGCCTGCCCTAAATGCGGCGCAAGGGTAATCTTTGTAAACGAGGATTATGCCAGAAGAAGGAAGGAATGGGAGGAAGCCAACCGTAACGGAAAGCAGAGCAACATTCCTCCGGGAATCATGTATTCCACGAAGGAAGAACATGATATGAAGCATGGCAGGGACAGGATTGTTAACATTAAGGAAGAAGGGTCGGATTCCGGCCTTTCTTTTGTTGCGCTTAAGGACAAAATAATTAAAGCAATCGCTACGGTCATTGTTAAGTGCAGAAAAAAAACAAAAGAACCTGAATTTGCAGGTAAAGAAACACTTGATACCTCAAAACTTGTGCTTTCCCATAAGGTTTTTAAAGACCATAAGAAAAAGTTTATTATCGGTGGACTTGCTATTGTTTTAATCGCAATTGCGGTTCCTGTTACGGTTTACAACATAAAAAGGATTGACCGCTCAGATGTGCTCTTTTTTGACGGCACTAAAATTGCCTCAGTTAAAAATCCTGCTTCACCCCTGCTTGAAATAGCGGATTACAAGGAGATATATGAAGTCAATGACCGGGATTTTCTTATTACAAGAGAAAAAGGCTTCGTTATATGCCGTAACGGCAGTGTTTCGGAAATTGCCTGTGATAATCCTGTTTACATAACGGCAAACCGGGATTTGTCTGCACTTATTTTCCAGAGCAATGAAAAAATATACATATATGACGGCGGGATAACCGATACGGGAATACAGGCCGCCGATATAAGCAAAGACGGGTGCATGATAAGTGATGACGGAAGTTTTTATGCCATTACAACCATTGTATCCGATAAGGACAATTCCCGGTACAGCCTTTTTACCGGAACCGGAGAAAATGCCGGAAAAATTATTTCCGATGACAGGCAGAAAGTAATGATTGATGTGAATGATGACGGCACGATGCTTTATCTTGACATGGGTAATGCCGAGTACGGCATCGTAAATGACAGGGCACTTACATATTATGACGGCAACACTGTCAGAAAAATCGCAGATGATGTGATGGATTACAGGTATCTTGATACAGAAGATTTGATATATTACACTGACAAGGATGGTAATCTTTTTGCATATTATGACGGAATAACAAAAAAAGCCGATAATAATGTGGATTCCTTCTGCGATAATGCCTTGGATGAGGATAATGCATACTATCTGAAAGAAAACGGATGTTACCTTGCGGACAAGGATGCTGACTACACAACCCCGTTATTCAGGACTTCGTTATCAGATATTACGTTGTATTATGACACAGCTGATAATTATGCATATATTACGGATTCCGGCAGCCTTTATTTTGCCGGTAATGTACCTTCCGGTGCTTCTGCTGTAAAGATATGTGAAAAAGATTATGGCGAGGAACCTGTATTTACCGGAAAGAATATGTATATCGTTGACGCGGACAACAATCTTTTAAAACTTTATGGCGACAACAGAATTATTGACACCGGCGTAAGCAATCTTACCGCCGTTGTTAATTCCGATGCAGTATGTTATGTCAAAAACGGAATTGGTTATATTAATCAGTCAAATAATGATAAAGTCAGAAAAATCTCACAGAAAAACAACTTTTTACAGTGGGATAAAATAATATATTCAGAAAAAAACTATTATTTTGTAACAAAAGAAAATTCCCTTTACGAAGTATCGAAAAAAGGTAATTATAAAACAATAGGCGAAACCGTCAAAATATGTATTTTTGTGGACTAAAATTCTTGAAATTTTTCTGCATTATGGTATACTGTTATAGGTTAGACTATAGTTTTAGTGATAATTAATTTATTAGGAGGAATTATTAAATGGCAAACAAATGGGTTTACATGTTTAGCGAAGGCGACATGACTATGCGTAATCTTCTTGGTGGTAAGGGTGCCAACCTTGCTGAAATGACAAGCATCGGACTTCCGGTACCACAGGGATTCACAATTACAACAGAAGCTTGTACTCAGTATTATGAGGACGGACGTAAGATTAACGACGAAATCATGGCTCAGGCTATGGAAGGCGTTAAGAAGATGGAAGAAATCAACGGCAAGAAGTTCGGAGATCTCAAGAATCCACTCTTAGTTTCAGTTCGTTCAGGTGCAAGAGCATCTATGCCTGGTATGATGGATACAATCCTCAACCTTGGTCTTAACGATGATGTAGTTGCAGCTATGATCGCCGGCAATTCAGATCCTGCTTTTGAACGTTTCGTATATGACTCTTACAGACGTTTCATCCAGATGTTCTCTGACGTTGTTATGGAAGTTGGTAAGAAGTATTTTGAACAGTTAATCGACAAGATGAAAGAAGAAAAGGGCGTTAAGTTCGACGTTGAACTTACAGCAGCAGATCTTAAGACATTAGCTGAACAGTTTAAGGCTGAATACAAGAACCAGTTAGGAACAGATTTCCCTTCTGATCCTGTAGAACAGTTAAAGTTAGCTATCGAGGCTGTATTCCGTTCATGGGACAACCCACGTGCTAACGTTTATAGAAGAGACAATGATATCCCTTATTCATGGGGTACAGCAGTTAACGTAATGCCAATGGTATTCGGTAACTTAAATAATGAATCCGGTACAGGTGTTGCATTTACAAGAGATCCTGCTACAGGTGAGAAGAAGCTCATGGGTGAGTTCCTCATCAATGCACAGGGTGAAGACGTAGTTGCAGGTGTTCGTACACCAATGCCTATCGCCCAGATGGAACAGGAATTCCCAGAAGCATACGCTGAATTCATCAAAGTATGTGACACTCTTGAAAATCATTATCATGATATGCAGGATATGGAATTCACAGTTGAGAATAAGAAATTATACATGCTCCAGTGCCGTAACGGTAAGAGAACAGCTCAGGCTGCACTCCAGATCGCATGTGACCTTGTTGATGAAGGACACAAGACAGAAGCTGAAGCAGTTGCTATGATTGATCCTCGTAACCTTGATACATTACTTCATCCACAGTTTGATGCTAAGGCTCTTAAGGCTGCAACACCAATCGGAAAAGGTCTTGGTGCTTCTCCTGGAGCTGCTTGCGGTAAAGTCGTATTCACAGCAGATGACGCTGCTGAATGGGCTGCAAAGGGTGAAAAGGTAGTTCTTGTACGTCTTGAGACATCTCCAGAAGATATCACAGGTATGAAGGCTGCCCAGGGTATCCTTACAGTTCGTGGTGGTATGACATCACACGCTGCCGTTGTTGCCCGTGGTATGGGTACATGCTGTGTATCAGGATGTGGCGAAATTGCTATGGACGAAGAGAACAAGAAGTTCACATTAGCAGGACAGACATTTACAGAAGGTTCTGAAATCTCTATCGATGGTACAACAGGTAACATCTACGCAGGAATCATTCCTACAGTTGATGCCCAGATCGCAGGTACATTCGGAAGAGTTATGGCTTGGGCTGACAAGTTCAGAACACTTAAAGTAAGAACTAACGCAGACACACCAGCTGACGCTAAGAAGGCTCGTGAACTCGGTGCAGAAGGTATCGGTCTTTGCCGTACAGAGCATATGTTCTTTGAAGAAGACAGAATTGCTGCATTCCGTGAAATGATCTGCTCAGATACAGTTGAAGAAAGAGAAGCAGCTCTTGAAAAGATTCTTCCATACCAGCAGGGAGATTTCAAGGCATTATACGAAGCTCTTGAAGGTAATCCGGTTACAATCAGATTCCTTGATCCACCTCTTCATGAATTCGTTCCTACAGAAGAAGCTGACATCGAGAAGCTTGCAAAGGCTCAGGGCAAGTCAGTAGAAGATATCAAGAATATCATCGCTTCATTACACGAATTCAACCCAATGATGGGTCACAGAGGATGCCGTCTTGCTGTAACTTATCCAGAAATCGCTAAGATGCAGACAAAGGCAGTTATCCGTGCAGCTATCGAAGTTCAGAAAGCTCATCCAGACTGGACAGTTAAGCCTGAAATCATGATTCCACTTGTATGTGAAGTTAAGGAATTAAAATTCGTTAAGAAAGTAGTTGTTGAGACAGCAGATGCTGAAATCGCAGCAGCAGGCGTTAAGCTTGAATATGAAGTTGGTACAATGATCGAAATCCCTAGAGCAGCTCTTACAGCTGACGAAATCGCTAAGGAAGCTGACTTCTTCTGCTTCGGTACTAACGATTTAACACAGATGACATTCGGTTTCTCAAGAGATGACGCAGGTAAGTTCTTAAATGCTTACTATGATACAAAGATCTTCGAGAACGATCCATTTGCTAAGCTTGACCAGATAGGTGTTGGCAAGTTAATGGATATGGCTATCAAACTTGGTAAGCCGGTTAATCCAAAACTTCATGTAGGTATCTGTGGAGAACACGGTGGAGATCCTTCATCAGTTGAATTCTGCCACAAGATTGGTCTTGATTATGTATCATGTTCACCATTCCGTGTACCTATCGCAAGACTTGCAGCAGCTCAGGCAGCAATTGCTAACAAATAATCTTTAAGAATAATATATCTTTTAATCAGCCCCGCTTTATGCGGGGCTGATGTTCATTAAAGTCAATTATTTCCCTTATAAAATATAATAATAACAATGAAATGGATAGAGAAACAGCAACGTGATGTGTCACCGTAGTGGTGCGTGATGCCGTAGTGGGGCGTGCCGTGGTGGGGCGTGATGCCGGGAATCTCTACCCAAACAGTGGTTTTTACCGGGAAAAGGTAGAGATTCCAAGCCACGCCGTCCGGAAATCTCTACCTAAACAGCGGAAATCCCGGGAAAAGGTATAGAAAGCAACAACATAATAAAAATGAAAAGGAGAATTGCTTATGACAAAAATAACAGAAGAAATTAAAAAATTATTAGCAGAGAAAAAAAGAATGTATAGGGAAGCTGTAACATACATTGATAAAGCTCCGAAAGGTGTTTTGAAATATCACGGTTTTTTTGAATTAATAATTTACAAACATACGGTGGTTTGTTGATTTTATTGCATTTCTTGCAATAAAAAGAGCAATGGCTTGAATATCGAGGACATTTCAATTCTTTGCTCCTTAAGTCACAGTCTTTATAATGCTTGCAGAGATTACATTTGTAGCTGTACCCGGCAGGAATCGTTTTTGAGTAACGCTTTACTTCTTTTGAAATGGTGGATGGGTCTTTGTGTAAGACAGATCCTATTGAAGAAAAAGTACTTTTCTGTAACAGTTCCTGTTCAATATATGTCCTGTTGGACAGGGTTAAATGTTTTTGATCATGTTCGTTCATATGATAATCCTTTCCAACAGACAGATAACCATGTGAAATTGTATCAAAAACCATGTGCAAGAGTAAATTCCAGTTTTGCTATTTTTGGAGTCGAAAAACTGGAATTTTGAAATTCGCTTTACGAAGAAATTATTCCCAAAAACTTATGTGGTAGCTATAAAAATAGGTTGTATTTATCCTACAATATGCGTATAATATAAATGAAAGTGAGGTGCATATTATGACAGTTGATACAAATACAATGATTTCTATAACAGAAGCCAATCAGAATTTTTCAAAGGTTGCCAGAGTTGTTGACGAACATGGCACAGCAGTTATCCTTAAAAACAATGTACCAAGATATCTTGTGATTGACTTTAGCAAAGCGGAGCAGGAAAAAATAGCATCCACAGAGGATGTATTTGCTATATCAGAGCGTCTTATCAAGCAGAATATGGAGGCTTATGAGGTGCTTGCCAAATGATAAGATTAAGCAAAGAGCAGGTCATTTTACTTCATGAGCGACTGATTGAAGCCACTGGCGGTGGTGATGGAATTCGTGATGATGGTATGTTGGATTCAGCACTGGCTAATCCATTTCAGTCATTTGGAGACGAAGAATTATATCCAAGTGTACAGGCAAAAGCAGCACAGCTTTGCTTTGGAATTGTAAAGAACCATCCTATGGTTGATGGAAACAAAAGATTAGGTACACATGTAATGTTAGTGTTTTTGGCATTAAATGGTTATGAGCTTTCATATACACAGAAAGAACTGAGTGACACCATCCTAGATTTGGCATCTGGCAAAATAGGTGCGGAGGATATATTGCAATGGATTATAAGCCATCAAAAATAATGCACGAGATTATTATATGTGGCTAAGAAATGAATAATGTATACAGAGTTAAAAGAGCAGAGTCAGTCGAAAGACTGGCTCCAATTTTTTGCCCTTTTTTTGTAGACCGGCAAATAACTGTATAGTCCATGCAACTTTTTAAGAATAATTTCAAGACAATCTTTACAAAAAATAAGGCTAGAGCTAACATCACACACAACCCTGAATTGTCGGGACTTTTTCTGAAAGGAGGAA
Proteins encoded:
- a CDS encoding type II toxin-antitoxin system death-on-curing family toxin translates to MIRLSKEQVILLHERLIEATGGGDGIRDDGMLDSALANPFQSFGDEELYPSVQAKAAQLCFGIVKNHPMVDGNKRLGTHVMLVFLALNGYELSYTQKELSDTILDLASGKIGAEDILQWIISHQK
- the ppdK gene encoding pyruvate, phosphate dikinase — translated: MANKWVYMFSEGDMTMRNLLGGKGANLAEMTSIGLPVPQGFTITTEACTQYYEDGRKINDEIMAQAMEGVKKMEEINGKKFGDLKNPLLVSVRSGARASMPGMMDTILNLGLNDDVVAAMIAGNSDPAFERFVYDSYRRFIQMFSDVVMEVGKKYFEQLIDKMKEEKGVKFDVELTAADLKTLAEQFKAEYKNQLGTDFPSDPVEQLKLAIEAVFRSWDNPRANVYRRDNDIPYSWGTAVNVMPMVFGNLNNESGTGVAFTRDPATGEKKLMGEFLINAQGEDVVAGVRTPMPIAQMEQEFPEAYAEFIKVCDTLENHYHDMQDMEFTVENKKLYMLQCRNGKRTAQAALQIACDLVDEGHKTEAEAVAMIDPRNLDTLLHPQFDAKALKAATPIGKGLGASPGAACGKVVFTADDAAEWAAKGEKVVLVRLETSPEDITGMKAAQGILTVRGGMTSHAAVVARGMGTCCVSGCGEIAMDEENKKFTLAGQTFTEGSEISIDGTTGNIYAGIIPTVDAQIAGTFGRVMAWADKFRTLKVRTNADTPADAKKARELGAEGIGLCRTEHMFFEEDRIAAFREMICSDTVEEREAALEKILPYQQGDFKALYEALEGNPVTIRFLDPPLHEFVPTEEADIEKLAKAQGKSVEDIKNIIASLHEFNPMMGHRGCRLAVTYPEIAKMQTKAVIRAAIEVQKAHPDWTVKPEIMIPLVCEVKELKFVKKVVVETADAEIAAAGVKLEYEVGTMIEIPRAALTADEIAKEADFFCFGTNDLTQMTFGFSRDDAGKFLNAYYDTKIFENDPFAKLDQIGVGKLMDMAIKLGKPVNPKLHVGICGEHGGDPSSVEFCHKIGLDYVSCSPFRVPIARLAAAQAAIANK
- a CDS encoding insulinase family protein; protein product: MQFDSDRYELIKHERIEELKSEGYLFRHKLSGARIAVLQNDDENKVFSIGFRTPPEDSTGVPHILEHSVLCGSLKYPVKDPFIELAKGSLNTFLNAMTYPDKTVYPVASCNDTDFKNLMDVYLDAVFHPLIDSRKEVFLQEGWHYEMDTTDSPLKYNGVVYNEMKGAYSSPDEVLSRVCMNSLFPDTSYSTESGGDPENIPDLTYEQFVAFHKKLYHPANSYIYIYGNCDMTERLEYLDREYLSDYEYMEVDSVIKEQKPFDKMVRIETEYPVNEEDDNNKSYFSYNLALESSTDKELCMAIDVLDYALLGAPGAPVRQALIDAGLGEDVYGNFEDGIKQPFYSIVAKNVDGDREEEFLKVIKDTLKDLVKNGLNRQTLFAAINSDEFKYREADFGRFPKGLMYGLDMLDTWLYDDDKVFDTLALNDTYKSLRDKINTGYFEKLIEKYFLDNTHASFVVMKPVMGLTEARDKKTALKLEEYKKSLSKDEIERIVKETAELKKYQSEPSTEEELAKIPLLSREDISKDIVPLYNDEKEVNGVKVIHHNIYTNGILYSTLAFNVNSVKDEDIPYLGLLEAVLGYVSTDKYSYDELSNETDIHTGGIIPSFTFYNNIDNPDVYTAVFGVKFKTLIPELGVAYDLISQMVFHAKYDDYKRMKEILAETKARLITKIIQSGHLTALNVCLAQMSETGWISEMTSGIGFYDFISDLYDNFDSRKEMIAKKLYELTDVIFNRDKLIVSVIGDGEEYIQNEKYLSDFINIVPDKKYPAVTRNIKLSRVKKAYKTAAQVNYVARTGNFLKKGFAYDASLKVLKTILSYDFLWNNVRVMGGAYGCMNDFSVNGRGYFVSYRDPNCGKTNETYEKIADYVRNFDASEREMTKYVIGTFSELDIPMSCSTKGIRSFTSYMCGITEELLKKNRLKALETRAEDIRNLAGIVEAVLKDDYLCVIGNSEAISKDADMFDEILNLS
- the era gene encoding GTPase Era gives rise to the protein MEKKTGFVALIGRPNVGKSTLMNYLIGQKIAITSNKPQTTRNRIQTVYTDERGQIIFLDTPGIHKAKNKLGEYMVTVAEKTLEDVDVILWLVEPTTYIGAGEQHIIATLKNCKKPVILVINKVDTVDKPEILKFIDRYSKEMKFSEIIPVSALKGINTEDLKETIFKYLPYGPMFYDEDTVTDQPMRQIVAELIREKALKCLSDEIPHGIAVTIETMKERPDGSMWDIDATIVCERDSHKGIIIGKSGAMLKKIGSAARFEIERMMEQQVNLKLWVKVRKEWRDSELLMKNFGYRKED
- a CDS encoding glycine--tRNA ligase — its product is MEKTMEKIVALAKSRGFVYPGSEIYGGLANTWDYGNLGVELKNNVKKAWWQKFIQESPYNVGVDCAILMNPQTWVASGHLGGFADPLMDCKACKERFRADKLIEDWAADNNFTLESAVDAWSNEDMENFIKEKEIACPSCGKKDFTEIRQFNLMFKTFQGVTEDAKNTVYLRPETAQGIFVNFKNVQRTSRKKVPFGIGQIGKSFRNEITPGNFTFRTREFEQMELEFFCKPGTDLEWFRYWRGFCINWLKTLGIKDEEMRARDHSPEELCFYSKGTTDIEFLFPFGWGELWGIADRTDYDLTQHQNTSGQDMSYFDDEDNSKYIPYVVEPSLGADRVTLAFLCSAYDEEELEGGDVRTVLHFHPALAPVKIGVLPLSKKLNEGAEKIYADLSKKYNCEFDDRGNIGKRYRRQDEIGTPFCVTYDFDSETDGCVTVRDRDTMAQERIKIEDLNKYFEDKFTF
- a CDS encoding type II toxin-antitoxin system Phd/YefM family antitoxin, with the translated sequence MTVDTNTMISITEANQNFSKVARVVDEHGTAVILKNNVPRYLVIDFSKAEQEKIASTEDVFAISERLIKQNMEAYEVLAK
- the recO gene encoding DNA repair protein RecO, with protein sequence MADQIKVRGMVISSSPIGENDKRVVLLTKEKGKISAFVRGARRPGNHLMAASDSFSFGIFYLMYGRDAYTVVNAEISNFFRELTSDLQKTYTAYYFLELAEYFTVENEDESMMLNLIYASFSALVKGRINPRLIRYIFELKTLVINGEYPEFFACRNCGTKEHLTGFSIFHDGILCKNCAKVSKDVMEINGSTLYALQYIVYSDIKNLFTFVVSDEVLTEMKMVMARCMHAYVDKKMNSLEILDVLD